The following proteins are co-located in the Dehalococcoides mccartyi 195 genome:
- a CDS encoding zinc-ribbon domain containing protein, with amino-acid sequence MAYQDKEIQCADCGASFTFTASEQELYASRGYTNDPKRCVSCRQARKAERGGSTGGFGGMSRGPARQMFQAVCAQCGQDTEVPFEPRQGRPVYCSNCYNRVKGGR; translated from the coding sequence TTGGCTTACCAGGATAAAGAAATCCAGTGTGCTGATTGTGGCGCTTCATTCACCTTTACAGCTTCAGAGCAGGAGCTTTATGCTTCCCGCGGCTACACCAATGATCCCAAGCGCTGCGTTAGCTGCCGCCAGGCCCGCAAGGCTGAAAGAGGCGGTTCGACCGGTGGTTTCGGGGGTATGAGCAGAGGTCCTGCTCGCCAGATGTTCCAGGCTGTCTGCGCTCAGTGCGGTCAGGACACCGAGGTTCCCTTTGAACCCCGCCAGGGTCGCCCCGTGTATTGCAGCAATTGCTACAACCGCGTAAAAGGCGGCAGATAG
- the typA gene encoding translational GTPase TypA has translation MENYQRTDIRNIAIIAHVDHGKTSLVDVMLKQSRIFRENQHVGELIMDRNTLEREKGITILAKNTAITYRGVKINIIDTPGHADFSGEVERVLNMADGCLLVIDSIDGPMPQTRFVLKEAMQKKLKPIVVINKIDRENARPEIVLGLVQDLFLELATTEEQLDFPVVYTSAREGYAVNTPGTKSTDLIPLFECILDKIPPPSIAQGEFQMLISNLDYDTHKGRIAIGRIQRGKICSHDRVVNIDSQNKAHPFEVGQVFTFMGLGKQEVECAEAGEIVAITGLENASIGDTVTSPLQPEALPRIEIGEPTVRMTFGVNTSPFGGREGKFCTSRQLRERLFRELETNIGLRVEETDSPDSFLISGRGELHLSILVETMRREGYEFEISKPEAITKDINGKVYEPVETLTIDVREDFVGEVTELLGKRQARMTDMHNDGEGNVRLEYNIPTRGLIGFRNSFLTATRGTGVLNSQFLDFQPWCGEIEQSRTGALVAAEAGLSCTYGLNNSQERGILMIDANVPVYEGMIVGLHARGLDLAVNVCKQKKMTNIRSSTSDIAIKLVPPMKLSLEQSMDFIAEDELVEVTPKSIRLRKKILDTEMRLRARKRTESN, from the coding sequence TTGGAAAACTACCAGAGAACCGATATCCGTAATATTGCTATTATTGCCCACGTAGACCACGGCAAAACCAGCCTGGTAGACGTGATGCTTAAACAAAGCCGCATTTTCCGTGAAAACCAGCACGTTGGCGAGCTTATTATGGACCGAAACACCCTTGAACGGGAAAAAGGCATTACTATTCTGGCCAAAAACACCGCCATAACCTACCGCGGAGTAAAGATAAACATCATTGATACTCCCGGACATGCTGACTTTTCGGGTGAGGTTGAGCGGGTACTGAATATGGCAGACGGCTGTCTCTTGGTGATTGACAGTATAGACGGCCCTATGCCCCAAACCCGTTTTGTGCTTAAGGAAGCCATGCAGAAAAAGCTGAAGCCTATTGTAGTTATAAACAAGATAGACCGCGAAAATGCCCGCCCTGAAATAGTGCTGGGGCTGGTACAGGACTTGTTTCTGGAGCTGGCTACCACCGAGGAACAGCTGGACTTCCCGGTAGTTTATACCTCTGCCCGCGAAGGGTATGCCGTAAATACCCCCGGTACAAAAAGCACTGACCTTATCCCCCTGTTTGAGTGCATACTGGATAAAATTCCCCCGCCCAGCATCGCCCAGGGTGAATTCCAAATGCTTATTTCCAACCTGGATTATGATACCCACAAAGGGCGGATAGCTATCGGGCGCATTCAGCGGGGTAAAATATGCTCCCATGACCGGGTAGTTAATATAGATTCCCAAAATAAAGCTCACCCTTTTGAAGTGGGTCAGGTATTTACCTTTATGGGATTGGGCAAACAGGAAGTGGAGTGTGCCGAAGCAGGTGAGATAGTAGCCATTACCGGTCTGGAAAACGCCTCAATAGGTGATACCGTCACCAGCCCTCTCCAGCCTGAGGCCCTGCCCCGCATTGAAATAGGCGAACCTACTGTCAGAATGACTTTCGGGGTCAATACCTCACCTTTCGGGGGGCGGGAAGGTAAATTCTGCACCTCACGCCAGCTTCGGGAAAGGCTTTTCCGTGAACTGGAGACCAATATAGGGCTGAGGGTTGAGGAAACTGATTCGCCGGACTCATTTTTGATTTCCGGGCGGGGCGAACTCCACCTGTCCATCCTGGTAGAGACCATGCGCCGCGAAGGGTATGAATTTGAAATATCCAAACCCGAAGCCATCACGAAAGATATAAACGGCAAAGTCTATGAGCCGGTGGAAACTCTGACGATAGATGTCCGCGAGGATTTTGTGGGAGAGGTCACCGAACTTCTGGGTAAACGCCAGGCCCGCATGACTGATATGCACAATGACGGCGAAGGAAACGTAAGGCTGGAATATAACATACCCACCCGCGGTCTTATCGGCTTCCGCAACTCGTTCCTGACAGCTACCAGAGGCACAGGCGTACTGAACAGCCAGTTTCTGGATTTTCAGCCCTGGTGCGGTGAAATAGAGCAAAGCCGGACCGGCGCATTGGTGGCAGCCGAAGCAGGTTTGTCCTGCACTTACGGGCTTAATAACTCACAGGAACGGGGCATACTGATGATAGATGCCAATGTACCTGTGTACGAGGGCATGATAGTCGGCCTGCATGCCAGAGGTCTTGACCTGGCAGTAAATGTCTGCAAGCAGAAAAAGATGACCAATATCCGTTCGTCTACTTCGGACATTGCCATAAAACTGGTGCCGCCTATGAAACTCAGCCTTGAGCAATCTATGGATTTTATCGCCGAAGATGAGCTGGTTGAGGTCACTCCCAAAAGTATCCGCCTGCGGAAGAAGATACTGGATACCGAAATGAGACTTAGGGCTCGCAAACGCACTGAAAGTAATTAG
- a CDS encoding MFS transporter gives MMQTSSPPTPKGIWKVIFASSAGTVIEWYDFYIFGALATTIASKFYNTGTPIGDIIAWLGTFAVGFLVRPFGAIVFGRIGDLVGRKFTYLITITIMGSCTFLIGLLPTQDVLGAWAGIILITMRILQGLALGGQYGGAATFVAEHAPQGKRGYYTSWIQTTATLGLLISLGVILVTRMGLGEADFNEWGWRLPFMASILLVALSLWIRSALKESPLFQQLKDTKAVSKNPLKESFANPYNLRWVLIALFGATMGQGVVWYTGQFYALFYLQKIFETPLIDSNLIVGAALLLSMPFFVFFGSLSDRIGRKKVMLTGMLLAVLTYYPIYGLMAAFAPTDPGQHFLFGYIGYNPVMLGILVFIQVIYVTMVYGPIAAFLVELFPTKIRYTSMSLPYHLGNGVFGGLVPMIGLILINATGNDFAGLWWPMAIAGICMVVGFMFIKETNKVDISDASTSISVKHESDQRALDK, from the coding sequence ATGATGCAAACATCTAGCCCCCCCACTCCAAAAGGCATATGGAAGGTAATATTCGCTTCCTCTGCCGGTACGGTTATAGAATGGTATGACTTTTATATCTTCGGTGCTTTGGCAACTACCATTGCCAGCAAATTCTATAATACCGGTACCCCCATCGGCGATATTATCGCTTGGCTGGGCACGTTTGCTGTCGGTTTTCTAGTTCGCCCGTTCGGTGCTATAGTTTTCGGCCGGATAGGTGACCTGGTTGGCCGCAAATTTACTTATCTTATTACAATTACCATCATGGGCTCGTGCACCTTCCTCATTGGTTTATTGCCCACTCAGGACGTGCTGGGCGCCTGGGCAGGTATAATCCTTATTACCATGCGTATTCTGCAAGGTCTGGCCTTGGGTGGTCAGTACGGCGGTGCGGCTACTTTTGTGGCTGAACACGCTCCGCAGGGAAAGCGTGGTTATTACACCAGCTGGATTCAGACTACAGCTACACTGGGTTTGCTTATCTCCCTGGGTGTCATATTAGTCACCCGTATGGGTCTGGGAGAAGCAGACTTCAACGAATGGGGCTGGCGTCTGCCATTCATGGCTTCCATATTACTGGTGGCGCTGTCACTCTGGATACGCAGTGCTTTAAAAGAATCTCCTCTGTTCCAGCAGCTGAAGGATACCAAAGCTGTTTCCAAAAACCCGCTCAAGGAAAGCTTTGCTAATCCTTATAACCTGCGCTGGGTTCTGATAGCCCTGTTCGGGGCTACCATGGGTCAGGGCGTGGTCTGGTACACAGGTCAATTCTATGCGCTGTTCTATCTGCAGAAAATATTTGAGACACCTCTGATTGATTCCAACCTGATAGTCGGTGCGGCGCTGCTGCTATCCATGCCGTTTTTTGTCTTCTTCGGGTCTCTCTCAGACCGGATAGGCCGGAAAAAGGTAATGCTTACCGGTATGCTTCTGGCGGTGCTGACTTACTACCCCATTTACGGCCTGATGGCGGCCTTTGCGCCTACAGACCCCGGCCAGCACTTCCTGTTCGGTTATATAGGCTATAATCCTGTCATGCTGGGTATCCTGGTATTTATCCAGGTAATTTACGTGACTATGGTTTACGGGCCTATTGCCGCCTTCCTGGTAGAGCTGTTCCCCACCAAGATACGTTACACCTCTATGTCTTTGCCTTACCATCTGGGTAACGGCGTCTTCGGTGGTCTGGTGCCTATGATAGGTTTGATACTTATCAATGCCACCGGAAATGACTTTGCCGGATTGTGGTGGCCGATGGCAATTGCCGGTATCTGTATGGTAGTTGGTTTCATGTTTATTAAAGAAACCAACAAGGTAGATATATCCGATGCTTCCACCTCAATTTCGGTTAAACATGAATCTGACCAACGGGCACTGGATAAATAA
- a CDS encoding universal stress protein → MNPSSHPSGSRSDVRSLFAIVKSSYCGFYCILPSEGFTQNILHSQILLINVVSNPAMEFAFSDPAIAAISVNEQVDTGKEYMASIGNKLKSEGYDVRVLLREGGAAEVILKTAEEEKVDVIAMSTHGRSGAARWLLGSVAERVVRHSNIPIMLIRSSE, encoded by the coding sequence ATGAATCCTTCCAGCCATCCTTCCGGCAGCCGATCTGATGTCCGTTCTCTCTTTGCCATAGTAAAATCCTCCTATTGTGGTTTTTATTGTATTTTACCATCTGAAGGATTTACACAAAATATTTTACACTCCCAGATTCTGCTTATAAATGTGGTCTCCAACCCCGCTATGGAGTTTGCATTTTCTGACCCTGCCATTGCCGCTATTTCGGTAAACGAACAGGTAGATACCGGCAAAGAATATATGGCCAGTATTGGAAACAAACTTAAAAGCGAAGGGTATGACGTCAGGGTTCTGTTAAGGGAAGGCGGAGCAGCTGAAGTTATACTGAAAACAGCAGAGGAAGAGAAGGTGGACGTGATTGCCATGTCCACGCACGGAAGAAGCGGTGCTGCCCGCTGGTTACTGGGAAGCGTAGCCGAACGGGTTGTCCGCCACTCCAATATTCCCATTATGCTTATCCGCTCAAGCGAATAA
- a CDS encoding IS256-like element ISDet4 family transposase, with amino-acid sequence MAKRERTSDRLPEGWLEGFIEAYDIKNADDIKEALKDLIGSTLECMMQAELDEELGYAKWDSQNKKTDNSRNGTTPKTLRSEYGEIKIDVPRDRQGEYEPRIVPKYQREIDGLDNQIISMYAKGMSTRDIAEHVKSLYGVELSADLICRITDKILPEIREWQNRPLKPLYAMMFFDAIHYPVRTEGMVQQRAVYLAIGIDLNGRSDVCGLWIGETESSKYWLNCLNELKNRGVRDILICSVDGLTGFNEAIRAVYPKTDIQRCIVHQVRNSMRFVSYKDLKEYTADMKKIYKAPTEEAGRAQLDVFAEKWGKKYPAAIKSWFDHWIELSTFFKYPPEIRRLIYTTNRIENFNRRLRRVTKTKSAYPSDTALLKSLYLAILDITEKWGSVQGWHSILGQLMILFNDRIQPSDYE; translated from the coding sequence ATGGCAAAGAGAGAACGGACATCAGATCGGCTGCCGGAAGGATGGCTGGAAGGATTCATTGAAGCTTATGACATCAAAAATGCAGACGATATCAAAGAAGCACTTAAGGATCTGATTGGCAGCACACTGGAATGCATGATGCAGGCAGAACTGGATGAAGAACTGGGTTATGCCAAATGGGACAGTCAAAACAAGAAAACAGATAACAGCCGGAATGGCACAACACCAAAGACACTTCGCTCTGAATATGGTGAGATAAAAATTGACGTTCCCCGGGATCGCCAGGGTGAGTATGAGCCGCGGATTGTACCCAAATATCAGCGTGAGATCGACGGCTTGGATAATCAGATTATTTCGATGTACGCCAAGGGCATGAGCACGAGAGATATCGCAGAACACGTCAAATCCCTCTATGGGGTTGAGCTGTCTGCAGATCTGATCTGCAGGATTACAGACAAGATATTGCCCGAGATCAGGGAGTGGCAGAATCGGCCGCTCAAGCCCCTGTACGCCATGATGTTCTTTGATGCCATTCATTACCCTGTGCGGACAGAGGGCATGGTTCAGCAGCGTGCCGTGTATCTGGCTATTGGCATCGATCTGAATGGAAGAAGTGATGTCTGCGGCTTATGGATTGGAGAAACAGAAAGCAGCAAGTACTGGCTGAACTGCCTGAATGAATTGAAGAACCGGGGCGTCAGAGATATACTCATTTGCTCTGTTGATGGATTAACCGGTTTTAACGAGGCAATACGGGCCGTTTATCCAAAGACCGATATTCAACGCTGTATTGTGCATCAAGTGCGCAATTCCATGCGTTTTGTCAGCTACAAGGATCTCAAAGAATATACGGCAGATATGAAGAAGATTTACAAGGCGCCGACTGAGGAAGCAGGACGAGCCCAGTTGGACGTGTTTGCAGAGAAATGGGGAAAAAAATACCCTGCAGCCATCAAGTCCTGGTTCGATCACTGGATCGAGCTGAGCACCTTTTTCAAATACCCGCCTGAAATCCGCAGGTTAATTTATACAACGAACCGAATTGAAAACTTTAATCGACGGTTGAGGAGGGTCACTAAAACCAAATCTGCTTATCCATCAGATACGGCTTTGTTGAAATCATTGTATCTGGCTATTTTAGACATAACTGAGAAATGGGGCAGTGTACAGGGCTGGCACAGTATATTGGGGCAGTTAATGATTCTTTTCAACGACCGGATCCAACCGAGTGATTATGAGTGA
- a CDS encoding universal stress protein, with the protein MYKKILVPLDGSKVAEGVLPHAKALAFSEGSQILGSVRNFVYSPEVL; encoded by the coding sequence ATGTACAAAAAGATCCTGGTTCCGTTGGACGGTTCAAAGGTTGCTGAAGGAGTATTACCTCATGCTAAGGCCTTAGCCTTTTCCGAGGGTAGCCAGATTCTGGGTAGTGTCAGAAATTTTGTGTATTCTCCAGAAGTACTCTGA
- a CDS encoding fasciclin domain-containing protein — translation MMDLVDTAAANVRLSSLCKAVTQVGLIDILRGGPFTILAPDNDAFTQMPEGMLDYLMGNESELKSVLLYHIIPGRHTVEDLSKLYSTNTALDKPVEIWISGKTLAVNTSHVITKDIETSNGLIHVIDKVLLPPK, via the coding sequence ATGATGGATCTGGTTGATACCGCAGCGGCAAATGTGCGCCTTTCGTCCTTGTGCAAAGCAGTTACCCAGGTTGGGCTTATAGATATTCTTCGGGGAGGGCCTTTCACCATACTGGCACCTGACAACGATGCTTTTACCCAAATGCCAGAGGGTATGCTGGATTACCTGATGGGAAATGAGTCTGAATTAAAGTCTGTGCTGCTTTATCACATCATACCCGGCCGGCATACGGTAGAAGATTTGAGTAAACTCTATTCCACCAATACGGCTCTGGATAAGCCGGTGGAGATTTGGATTTCGGGCAAAACGCTGGCTGTAAATACCTCTCACGTTATCACCAAAGATATAGAGACCTCAAATGGTTTGATACACGTTATTGACAAAGTGTTACTTCCGCCCAAATAA